The genomic region CAGACTCTTGTTGTTCACCAGCAGGTAGAAAGCTTGTGTAGCATTTAGAGCCATTCTGCTTCTAGATTtaggagaaaggaggggaaaggatTATTTTCCCAATACAAGCTATTTTTGATGTTCATTTTTTGCATTGCATATTAGCCACATTGACAAATGTGATGACAGATAGTGCAGTTGCATTAAACACATTTATCACACTATACTTCGGAGATGAGCCAGAGTGCTTTGTAAGTCAATATGGTTTAACATCAGTAGGCAATCATGTAGCTAGATTTAAATCCAGTTTTATTGTCAAATCCATATTTTTCAATCTGTGGCTCTTTTATGCCAGTCTCCCAAGTCAAATATTTGAAGCAGAAAAGATCTAAGTCAGGGCTTTGTTTACTCAATTGCAGTTGCTAAATACTAAGCAGAGAGCAGAAGTCTCTTCAGCACTGTTCGACATATGATGCAAGATCGAGTATGGCTTTAAGCCTTTATTTACAGACATATTCAAAGCTTCACTCAGTCTTTTAAAGAGAGATTAGTCCTTCTCAGAGGGGCTCAGCTCCCAAGAGTTAGGCCTGTCTGCCCATCCACCCACACATAGCCCTTATACTGGATGGAAGCCATTGTATTAGAGAGAGATCATAGGCTTTTTAAGGCAATGTTCTTTTAAAGACAGACATACTCTAGAGTATACTTAAGAATTACAGGGGTAGAGGACTTCTTCCCTGTAGAGCTTTTCAGCCAATGACCTCAGAGCAATTTAGAAGCAGTTTGCTTCACACAGCCCACACCTGAGACACTTCTCTCAGTTTACTCAGGttcacagcaagtcagtagcagtaCTTGGACTAAAACTCTGAGTCCTGGTTACCACTCAACTCCCTTTTTATTTAAGTTCTCCTCACAGAGGCAAGCAGGACATGAATCAGACAGAAACTATTTATTTAGGCTTATGGACAAACTTTGTGCTTCTATGCAGTCACTGATTTCACAAGAAGCCCTGAACAGCTTTGGAAAGAAAGCTTatcttaaaagagagagagcacatTGTAGGTTTTACCTCTGTTAGTGTCACGCAGGCAAAAAGAGGGCCAGTGACTAAATCTCTGTGCTTCCCACAAACAGCACTCAGTAAAACTGAACCCCTCTTGACTGAGTACTAGAGAACATGATTCAAACTAACATCTAGATTCCAGATCTTGCAAGCCACAGCATAAGAGCACACAGCCACATCTGTAGAGTGCTAATTGCTATTCCAGGGTTTGCTACATACCTAATAATAGTTATAAACTGTGTCATGGTCAGCTCCTGAGGAACAAGAAATTTTGTTTTGTCCAGTAGAGGAAGATATTTTTCTTTCTGATACCGTTCAACAATTACCTGTTTTTAGAGAGTAATAAGAAATCACTTTTAAAGCAATTGAAAGTGTTTGActgtttttaaagaaacaaaaagactTCAATGGCTGAGCTTTaaaatttatttaagaaaaaagctAAAATACTGATATAGCAAATGGAACAGATATATTTACCGGGATTTTTGTTGGGAACTTTGCCCGAATTCCTGCTACTTCTTCCAGTCTAGTTGctgtgtaaaagaaaaaaacaaatattataCACATGCATTCCTCAACCTCTAATATAGCTTAGCTATGTGCAATACCCAGCTGACTTACCAAAACTCTTTCTCAGTTTAAAAGGTCTAACAGATTGACTGCTATGCAGAGTTTGCATCTTCTTTCCTAGAAGATTTTGTTACTAGGGCTTAGCAATAACAAGCAGCTCCCAGTCTTCAACCACAGCTGAATTCAAACTGTGAGAAGTTGTGAAGCTAAGCCCCTTATAAAGGCCTGGTTGTGACATCATGttactccctgcccccaccctcatttCTCCCACACAGCAGGGGCGGATTCAACGTGGCTGCAGCTAGTTTACCAGGGAATGGTGGGGTCTGCCTGTTGGACAGAGAGAGAGTGCAGAGGACATCTGCCTGTGTTCTGTACCTCGACAGGACACTGTACATGTCTTGAAAGGACATCCTGACACATTGTATCTCCCAtgttatttgttttaccctttgtGTGTCAGAAGGTCTTTGGATCACACTGTTCTTCAAGGGTCTCTACGTCATTCCAGACTCTGCTCCGTTTGAGGACAGCTCCTGTGACTCCTTCCTAGACCCATTAAAAACATGTTGCCCAGAGGGGGTTACAAGAGAGCAACTGCAGGCACTTCCTCCTGGGGGGGCCCATGTACAATGCTACCCCTGTACCCCCAAGCCCTTGCCAGAAGAAGATGGGATAGGGCTGGGGCTTTGCTGGATGCATCATGCTGGTGTTATTACAATATGCTATACCTGTAGCAAACTGTCGTGTGAACAAAGTGCTGGGCCGACCTGCTTAGTCTCATTGGGAGAAATGAGGGGCTAACCAGTCATTTGCAGAGGCCTAGGCATAAAGGTCCAGAGCatcagaggtatttaggctcctaattgaCATTAATTTAAGTGGAAATTGAAATCAGTGAAAGTTAGGAgcataaatacctttgaggagctgggccaaaGGTCCTATGTGAGGATTTAAGTAAGACATAGAtagtgcataggccttgtgctagCTGTCTGCATGGGTGATTCCACCCATTTTGAATTAAATAAGATTAACCACAGTGCATTGTTTTAGTAACTTACTGAGGTGTGTGCACCTGCCATATTTGATTGCTTAACCCAGCTCCCACATTTTCAATCTGGCACAGGAATGACTAAACATAGCAAGAGAAAAATAGGTCTCATAAGGACTGTTTACCTCTGATACAGTGGCCATTTTAGGGTACTGATGAGCTTAGAACAGG from Mauremys mutica isolate MM-2020 ecotype Southern chromosome 3, ASM2049712v1, whole genome shotgun sequence harbors:
- the MAP1LC3C gene encoding microtubule-associated proteins 1A/1B light chain 3C; this translates as MQTLHSSQSVRPFKLRKSFATRLEEVAGIRAKFPTKIPVIVERYQKEKYLPLLDKTKFLVPQELTMTQFITIIRSRMALNATQAFYLLVNNKSLASMSLTLAEVYRDYKDEDGFVYMTYASQEMFGCLLPTAQGKLKECLLKT